The following coding sequences are from one Methanoculleus thermophilus window:
- the tsaA gene encoding tRNA (N6-threonylcarbamoyladenosine(37)-N6)-methyltransferase TrmO, whose translation MELSPIGFVHSSIHSRSDMPVQGVDAEIEILPQYSEGLAGIEENSHLILVCWMHEADRDVLRAVARKVSSDLPEKGVFSLRSPARPNPLSISVVRLIGIQDGRFLALANVDLIDGTPVIDIKPYQAGWDCVFSATGHDRTEKILKMSPAEYRAGLIREAMNYHGELCPGVAVAVRIAEAATRALKSDLRAPQISVVLGADPCISDALIGITGASRGNCRLRYSKDDRYSVSSPQEEVIFHLRAVPESVDEILACPEESLLDCAVCSPAQPLET comes from the coding sequence ATGGAGCTCTCTCCTATCGGATTCGTGCATTCGAGTATTCACTCTCGCAGTGATATGCCGGTCCAGGGCGTCGACGCCGAGATTGAGATACTTCCCCAATACTCCGAGGGGCTCGCAGGTATCGAGGAGAACTCACACCTGATCCTCGTCTGCTGGATGCATGAGGCCGACCGCGACGTCCTGCGGGCAGTGGCCCGGAAGGTTTCGAGCGACCTGCCGGAGAAAGGCGTCTTTTCCCTTCGTTCTCCTGCCCGGCCGAACCCTCTCTCAATCTCGGTGGTTCGACTGATCGGCATCCAAGATGGACGATTTCTCGCGCTTGCAAACGTCGACCTCATCGACGGGACGCCGGTGATCGATATCAAGCCCTACCAGGCAGGATGGGACTGCGTCTTCTCTGCGACCGGCCACGACCGGACGGAGAAGATCCTGAAGATGAGTCCTGCAGAGTACCGGGCCGGCCTCATTCGTGAGGCCATGAACTATCACGGGGAACTCTGCCCGGGCGTGGCGGTTGCGGTGCGGATCGCGGAGGCGGCAACCCGCGCCCTCAAAAGCGACCTACGGGCGCCGCAGATCTCAGTCGTGCTCGGCGCTGACCCTTGCATCTCCGATGCACTCATCGGGATCACCGGCGCAAGCCGGGGAAACTGCCGGCTCCGATACTCGAAAGATGATCGCTATAGCGTATCCAGTCCACAAGAGGAGGTAATCTTCCACCTTCGTGCCGTGCCCGAGAGCGTCGATGAAATTCTTGCGTGCCCCGAAGAATCGCTATTAGACTGCGCCGTCTGCTCTCCGGCGCAGCCGCTGGAGACATAG
- a CDS encoding molybdopterin biosynthesis protein: MPRRYLNLTPLSEALAAMRAAFPPEEHAETVPLRQAVDRVTAKPIYAAYSVPETDIAKFDGYAVKSRETLGAQDQRPLPLTEYARVNTGDLIPPSFDAVVMIEDTWDDGGIPWIRKSASSGQNVRHAGEDIRAGELVLPKGHRIRSFDIGALATYGITRVCVRSVRIGIIPTGSDLVPLGVAPAPGQTIETNTLMAEAYLTRMGATCCRYGIVPDDPDLIRPALEKALVENDLVILSAGSSAGTRDYSREVVEALGEIIFHGIAVRPGKPVLLARVNGKPVIGMPGYPVAAQTILREVVGNLLEWWGLSAPQAEELDVRLSRRLASDLGFDEFIPVSIGRVSGTCWATPHPRGGGIQMAVVRANGYLHIPADREGIEAGEEVRVRLTVPPATIARTLICVGQRDLALGELGNCLADAGYLLHCCNASTIGAVLALRGNTCHAAAVALPETRSAWNDHVLRFLPDVDLLRLQVARTELGIASTGHLDPADLASLRFVNRPKGTPARTLFDEWLDGQGLDAGGISGYGHEIRTHSAVVAAISSGNADAGVCTAHMAREAGLRFTPLGYESYDLVIRKELAADDGVAALIRAAHSPELRALLRAAGRAPVDGASGDVLPA, from the coding sequence ATGCCACGCCGGTACCTGAACCTTACGCCACTTTCGGAAGCACTTGCGGCTATGCGGGCGGCATTTCCTCCGGAGGAGCATGCCGAGACCGTGCCGTTGCGCCAGGCTGTCGACAGAGTGACGGCTAAACCCATTTATGCAGCATATTCGGTCCCGGAGACCGATATAGCAAAGTTCGACGGATACGCGGTGAAGAGCAGGGAGACGCTGGGAGCACAGGACCAGCGGCCGCTGCCTCTCACTGAGTATGCTCGGGTTAATACCGGGGATTTGATCCCTCCATCCTTTGATGCGGTTGTCATGATCGAGGATACCTGGGATGATGGCGGCATACCCTGGATCAGGAAATCTGCCTCATCCGGCCAGAACGTCCGGCATGCGGGCGAAGATATCCGAGCCGGTGAACTGGTACTCCCAAAAGGTCATCGAATCCGGTCGTTCGATATCGGTGCGCTCGCGACCTACGGAATAACCCGGGTATGCGTGAGATCGGTCAGGATCGGCATTATCCCAACGGGGAGCGACCTCGTCCCGCTCGGTGTAGCACCGGCGCCCGGCCAGACAATCGAGACGAATACCCTCATGGCGGAGGCCTACCTCACCCGGATGGGAGCGACCTGCTGCCGTTACGGTATTGTTCCTGACGACCCTGATCTGATTCGCCCGGCATTGGAGAAGGCCCTCGTTGAGAACGACCTTGTCATTCTCTCGGCGGGGTCATCGGCCGGCACCCGCGATTACTCCCGGGAGGTCGTCGAGGCGCTCGGAGAGATCATATTCCACGGTATCGCCGTTCGACCGGGAAAACCGGTGCTGCTTGCGAGGGTCAACGGCAAACCGGTCATCGGGATGCCCGGGTATCCCGTCGCGGCACAGACGATTCTCCGCGAGGTCGTCGGGAACCTGCTTGAATGGTGGGGGCTTTCAGCACCTCAGGCCGAGGAGCTGGACGTCCGGCTCTCGCGGAGATTGGCGTCCGATCTTGGATTTGACGAGTTTATTCCGGTCTCGATCGGGAGAGTCTCCGGCACCTGCTGGGCGACCCCGCATCCCCGGGGCGGGGGTATCCAGATGGCGGTTGTCCGGGCGAACGGCTACCTTCACATCCCTGCCGATCGAGAGGGTATCGAGGCAGGCGAGGAGGTGCGTGTCCGGCTCACCGTTCCTCCGGCCACGATCGCCCGCACGCTCATCTGTGTCGGTCAGCGCGATCTTGCTCTCGGCGAACTTGGAAACTGCCTTGCGGATGCCGGTTACCTGCTCCACTGCTGCAACGCCTCGACGATTGGTGCGGTGCTGGCTCTCCGGGGAAACACCTGCCATGCGGCAGCGGTCGCTCTTCCGGAGACCAGATCGGCCTGGAACGACCATGTCCTCAGGTTCCTGCCCGACGTGGACCTCCTGCGACTTCAGGTAGCCCGGACGGAACTCGGGATCGCCTCGACCGGGCACCTTGATCCCGCCGATCTTGCATCGTTGCGGTTCGTCAACCGTCCAAAGGGAACGCCGGCACGAACACTCTTTGATGAATGGCTGGACGGGCAGGGTCTCGATGCCGGGGGGATCAGCGGGTATGGTCACGAGATACGAACGCATAGTGCGGTTGTTGCTGCTATCAGCAGTGGGAACGCAGACGCCGGTGTCTGTACGGCTCATATGGCCAGGGAAGCAGGGCTCCGGTTCACCCCGCTCGGTTACGAGTCGTACGATCTCGTGATCCGGAAGGAACTCGCTGCAGACGACGGCGTCGCCGCCCTCATCCGGGCTGCGCATTCCCCGGAACTCCGCGCGCTCCTCCGTGCAGCAGGGAGAGCACCGGTGGACGGAGCCTCTGGCGACGTGCTC
- a CDS encoding FmdE family protein, with protein MQPRLTHTWDDIETRLKSKGTSPELIEHFRRCIDFHTYAAPGLLVGVYMVDYALELLNPPKGEKIYAVCETMKCLPDALQVIAHCTIGNHRLRVLPIGKFALTMNGPADSPYVNGIRVFVDGDKIEQYPTFALWFTKDPLFDPRERGAALIDEILDAGRAFISAERVRVKVPQKWPWKSAICSICGEMVPDHLLVDGACSDCRSQSYYEKIAY; from the coding sequence GTGCAACCGAGACTGACTCACACATGGGACGACATCGAGACCAGGCTCAAATCAAAAGGTACCTCTCCAGAGTTGATTGAGCACTTCCGGCGATGTATCGACTTTCATACCTATGCAGCTCCCGGACTCCTGGTCGGGGTCTACATGGTGGACTACGCCTTGGAACTCCTGAATCCACCCAAGGGCGAGAAGATCTACGCTGTCTGCGAGACCATGAAGTGTCTGCCGGACGCCCTGCAGGTGATTGCCCACTGTACGATCGGCAATCACCGTCTCCGGGTGCTCCCGATCGGAAAGTTCGCCCTCACCATGAACGGACCTGCCGACTCTCCATACGTAAATGGAATCCGGGTCTTTGTCGACGGCGATAAGATCGAGCAGTATCCAACGTTTGCTCTCTGGTTCACGAAAGACCCGCTCTTTGACCCGAGAGAACGGGGTGCAGCGTTGATTGACGAGATCCTCGATGCAGGGCGTGCATTCATCTCCGCCGAACGGGTGCGGGTGAAAGTACCGCAGAAATGGCCGTGGAAATCTGCAATCTGCTCCATATGCGGTGAGATGGTCCCCGACCACCTGCTCGTCGATGGGGCTTGCTCAGACTGCCGATCCCAGTCCTATTACGAAAAAATAGCATATTGA